A section of the Gloeobacter violaceus PCC 7421 genome encodes:
- a CDS encoding VOC family protein, producing the protein MPEPMDIYSSSGTLAALTVTSLAESLRWYRDALGFEVVSTLPGSDGLPVRARLRWAPNAEIVLLEQDPAVRLEGERGIGFSVTFWAAGRGVEPIAEQALAHGADIVGEPRDQPWGLREITIYDPDCYRLVFAEPLA; encoded by the coding sequence GTGCCTGAACCGATGGACATCTACTCCAGCAGCGGCACTTTGGCCGCGCTCACGGTCACCAGCCTTGCGGAGTCGCTGCGATGGTACAGGGATGCCCTCGGTTTCGAGGTGGTCTCGACGCTGCCCGGAAGCGACGGCCTGCCGGTGCGCGCCCGCCTGCGCTGGGCACCCAACGCCGAGATTGTCTTGCTCGAGCAAGATCCGGCTGTCCGGCTGGAGGGCGAGCGCGGAATCGGCTTCTCGGTGACTTTTTGGGCGGCAGGCCGCGGCGTCGAGCCCATCGCCGAGCAAGCGCTCGCCCACGGTGCGGATATCGTGGGCGAGCCGCGCGATCAGCCCTGGGGCCTACGCGAAATCACGATCTACGATCCGGACTGCTACCGTCTGGTCTTTGCCGAACCGCTCGCTTGA
- the mraY gene encoding phospho-N-acetylmuramoyl-pentapeptide-transferase produces MELVSRPPTGWLSALAAGAIVSAAIAWLAPAQLVVFGLTLLLVALTGFAAVPLLRRWKARQFIREDGPRSHLKKAGTPTMGGIFFIPWALVVPFAFAGWNPELIAAVALATSYGLVGWIDDFQIIRRQSNNGITPRQKMLLLIGAGVAFCLFHGLSGHGTATFGLGELGILFWPLALLALTGTANAVNITDGLDGLAGGTGAIAATVLGLIVIATHPALAVLCFALAGACLGFLVHNRHKATVFMGDTGSLAIGGALAAVAVLSGQLVALALVGGVFVVEALSVIAQVGYFKATKGPDGKGKRLLRMAPLHHHFELGGLHETQVVARFYLAGASLALLTWWLHTGWPPSA; encoded by the coding sequence ATGGAACTGGTTTCACGCCCTCCTACAGGCTGGCTCTCCGCCCTCGCGGCGGGCGCTATCGTCAGCGCCGCCATCGCCTGGCTCGCTCCTGCCCAACTGGTTGTATTCGGCCTCACGCTGCTGCTGGTGGCCCTCACCGGCTTCGCGGCCGTGCCTTTACTGCGACGCTGGAAGGCGCGGCAATTCATCCGCGAGGACGGCCCCCGGTCGCACCTCAAAAAAGCGGGCACCCCGACGATGGGGGGGATCTTTTTTATTCCCTGGGCGCTGGTGGTGCCCTTTGCCTTTGCCGGCTGGAATCCGGAACTGATCGCCGCCGTCGCCCTGGCCACCTCCTACGGGTTGGTAGGCTGGATCGACGATTTTCAGATCATCCGCCGGCAGTCGAATAACGGCATTACCCCCCGCCAGAAGATGCTGCTGCTGATTGGCGCCGGGGTGGCTTTTTGCCTTTTTCATGGCCTGAGCGGCCACGGCACCGCCACTTTCGGCCTGGGAGAGTTGGGGATTTTGTTCTGGCCGCTGGCGCTTTTAGCCCTCACCGGCACCGCCAATGCCGTCAACATCACCGACGGCCTGGACGGTCTGGCGGGGGGAACCGGCGCCATCGCCGCCACCGTCCTCGGGTTGATTGTGATCGCTACCCACCCGGCGCTCGCGGTGCTCTGCTTCGCCCTGGCCGGCGCCTGCCTGGGGTTTTTGGTCCACAATCGCCACAAGGCCACGGTCTTCATGGGCGACACCGGCTCGCTCGCCATCGGCGGAGCGCTCGCGGCGGTGGCAGTCTTGAGTGGTCAACTGGTCGCCCTTGCCCTTGTGGGGGGGGTCTTTGTGGTCGAAGCCCTCTCGGTGATCGCCCAGGTCGGTTACTTCAAAGCCACCAAGGGACCGGACGGCAAGGGCAAGCGCCTGCTGCGCATGGCCCCGCTGCACCACCACTTCGAACTGGGCGGTCTGCACGAGACCCAGGTGGTGGCCCGCTTTTATCTGGCGGGGGCGTCGTTGGCCCTGCTCACCTGGTGGCTGCATACAGGATGGCCACCCAGTGCCTGA
- the glp gene encoding molybdopterin molybdotransferase MoeA, with product MISVEEAQALILEAVEVGAPERVDLLAACSRVLAETILARTDFPPYDNSAMDGYAVRSADTGFGKLQVVETIAAGRMPTHPLAEGQAARIMTGAVLPEGSDAVLIQEEARLEGDTLTFEKLPAPGANVRYRGAFHKAGSPLMPPGTVLQPGEIALLAAAQRAFVLTHRPPAVAIVSTGDELVGIDGVLAGARIVDSNQYGLVAQVREAGGDPRALGIAPDDPEAIRMRLLAALDADFVLLSGGASVGQFDYTPQVLEALGAQVVLYKINMKPGKPLMFARLGSRLIWGLPGNPVSSLFCFWQFVRPAIRKFMGYPPERWRYPVVTAQLKAPVRSKGDRRAYLRGQLALEAGVWRFAPYRTDNSGDLVSLLGINAFAWLEAGVTGACEGETVPVLVVGELVNR from the coding sequence ATGATTTCCGTCGAAGAAGCACAAGCGCTCATCCTCGAAGCGGTGGAGGTCGGCGCCCCCGAGCGGGTCGATCTGCTGGCTGCCTGCAGCCGGGTGCTCGCCGAGACCATCCTGGCGCGCACAGATTTTCCGCCCTACGACAACTCGGCGATGGACGGTTACGCGGTGCGCTCCGCCGATACCGGTTTTGGGAAGCTGCAAGTGGTTGAAACGATCGCGGCGGGCCGGATGCCCACCCATCCCCTCGCCGAGGGGCAGGCCGCCCGGATCATGACCGGGGCGGTGCTCCCTGAGGGCTCCGACGCGGTTCTCATTCAAGAAGAAGCCCGCCTGGAGGGAGACACCCTCACGTTTGAAAAGCTCCCTGCCCCCGGAGCGAACGTGCGCTACCGCGGCGCCTTTCACAAAGCGGGCTCACCCCTGATGCCGCCGGGTACAGTCCTGCAGCCGGGCGAAATTGCCCTTTTGGCGGCGGCCCAGCGCGCCTTCGTACTCACCCACCGCCCGCCCGCAGTGGCGATCGTCTCGACGGGGGACGAACTGGTGGGTATCGACGGGGTGCTCGCAGGGGCGCGCATCGTTGATTCCAACCAGTACGGCCTCGTCGCCCAGGTGCGCGAGGCGGGGGGCGATCCCCGGGCGTTGGGCATCGCCCCCGACGATCCCGAGGCAATCCGCATGCGCTTGCTGGCTGCCCTGGATGCCGATTTTGTGCTGCTCTCGGGCGGGGCGAGCGTCGGGCAATTTGACTACACCCCACAGGTGCTCGAAGCGTTGGGTGCGCAGGTGGTGCTCTACAAGATCAACATGAAGCCGGGCAAACCGCTGATGTTCGCCCGGCTGGGCAGCCGACTCATCTGGGGCCTGCCCGGCAACCCGGTCTCGTCGCTGTTTTGCTTCTGGCAGTTTGTGCGGCCCGCCATCCGCAAATTCATGGGCTACCCGCCCGAGCGCTGGCGTTACCCGGTGGTAACGGCGCAACTGAAAGCGCCGGTGCGCTCGAAGGGCGACCGGCGCGCCTACCTGCGCGGCCAATTGGCCCTCGAAGCCGGTGTCTGGCGCTTTGCTCCGTACCGCACCGACAACTCCGGCGACCTGGTGAGCCTGCTTGGCATCAACGCCTTTGCCTGGCTGGAAGCCGGGGTGACGGGTGCCTGCGAAGGGGAGACGGTGCCGGTTTTGGTGGTAGGCGAACTGGTGAACCGCTGA
- a CDS encoding dienelactone hydrolase family protein, whose amino-acid sequence MAERITIDSKDGSFGAYVARPGAGFGPGLVVIQEIFGINATMRAIADAFARAGYIAVVPDLFWRLEPGVELIDQGSDLEKAFGLYNAYDEDLGVTDLIAALGAVRQLEGCTGKVGTVGYCLGGKLAYLMATRSDADANVSYYGVGIERNLEEVGNISRPLLLHIAGEDELVAPAARGRILDAVAQNPLITTYLYPGLGHAFARVDGTTYQKEAAELANGRTLTFLSSHLG is encoded by the coding sequence ATGGCGGAGCGCATCACCATCGACTCGAAGGACGGCAGCTTCGGCGCCTACGTGGCCAGACCGGGTGCGGGCTTCGGCCCCGGCCTGGTGGTCATCCAGGAAATATTTGGCATCAACGCCACGATGCGGGCCATCGCCGACGCCTTTGCCCGGGCGGGCTACATCGCCGTGGTGCCGGATTTGTTCTGGCGGCTGGAGCCGGGAGTTGAACTGATTGACCAGGGCAGCGATCTCGAAAAAGCCTTTGGACTCTACAACGCCTACGACGAAGATCTGGGCGTCACGGATCTGATTGCCGCCCTCGGTGCCGTCCGCCAACTGGAAGGCTGCACCGGCAAGGTGGGCACGGTGGGCTACTGCCTGGGAGGCAAACTCGCGTATCTGATGGCCACCCGCTCCGACGCCGATGCCAACGTCAGCTACTACGGCGTCGGTATCGAACGCAACCTGGAGGAAGTGGGCAACATTTCCCGGCCACTGCTGTTGCATATCGCCGGGGAGGACGAACTGGTCGCCCCGGCCGCCCGGGGGCGCATTCTGGATGCCGTGGCGCAAAATCCGCTCATCACCACCTATCTCTATCCAGGTCTGGGCCACGCCTTTGCCCGCGTGGACGGCACCACCTATCAAAAGGAAGCCGCCGAGCTGGCCAACGGCCGTACCCTCACATTTTTGAGCAGCCACCTGGGCTAG
- a CDS encoding S1C family serine protease — MTSPTGALLAFSNALADTVEAAGRAVVAVDTHARSTPSGVLWREGVVVTADHLLKRDDEITVTLHDGRTVAATLAGRDPGTDLAVLRLADAPAPEVPFGDAQLLKVGHLALALARPGEHGLSASLGTVCNVGGPWRTWRGGQIDRLIRLDLSLFPGFSGGALVDTEGRIVGINTAALSRSTGIAIPAATVDRVVDQLLATGRVARGYLGIGMQPVRLPDSLRATLNLPGTGAVIVVNLEADAPAERAGVLLGDVFIGIDGHTVGDTEEVLALLTPERVGKSVPVQIVRGGQLVEVSVTVGERLRRGT, encoded by the coding sequence ATGACTTCACCGACAGGTGCTTTGCTAGCTTTTTCCAACGCCCTGGCTGATACCGTCGAAGCGGCCGGCCGGGCGGTGGTCGCCGTCGACACCCACGCGCGCAGCACGCCCAGCGGCGTGCTCTGGCGCGAAGGGGTTGTCGTCACCGCCGACCACCTGCTCAAGCGCGACGACGAAATAACGGTCACTTTGCACGATGGGCGCACGGTGGCAGCAACGCTGGCCGGGCGCGATCCCGGCACCGATCTGGCGGTGTTGCGCTTGGCGGACGCCCCCGCCCCCGAGGTGCCCTTTGGCGATGCCCAACTGCTCAAAGTCGGGCATCTGGCTCTCGCCCTCGCCCGCCCGGGCGAGCACGGCCTGAGTGCCAGCCTCGGCACCGTCTGCAACGTGGGCGGTCCCTGGCGCACCTGGCGCGGCGGACAGATCGACCGGCTCATCCGCCTGGATCTGAGCTTGTTTCCGGGATTTTCCGGCGGCGCCCTGGTGGACACCGAAGGCCGCATCGTCGGGATCAACACCGCCGCGCTCTCGCGCAGCACCGGGATCGCCATTCCGGCCGCCACCGTCGATCGGGTGGTGGACCAGCTGCTGGCCACCGGGCGGGTCGCCCGCGGCTATCTGGGCATCGGCATGCAGCCGGTGCGCCTGCCCGACAGCCTGCGCGCCACCCTCAATTTGCCCGGTACGGGTGCGGTGATCGTCGTCAACCTCGAAGCGGACGCCCCCGCCGAGCGCGCCGGTGTGCTGCTGGGCGATGTATTCATCGGGATCGACGGCCACACCGTCGGGGACACCGAGGAGGTGCTGGCCCTGTTGACCCCCGAGCGGGTCGGCAAGAGCGTACCGGTGCAGATCGTCCGGGGCGGTCAGCTGGTCGAGGTGTCCGTCACTGTCGGCGAACGGCTGCGGAGAGGGACGTGA
- a CDS encoding response regulator transcription factor yields the protein MDRLRAECGMIRVAVAADAAVVRAGLAALVAASPDLTVVGHPVSLAELPQLLEELQPEVVLVDLEDDADDAVLDWLPGLVPSPIEGEGVPAVSLVILTEETAGSWMAEVLRSGVRALLPRTATAGEITAAITAAAGALVAIHPDLLGAMLCALPGQPRPPTEAPEQPLTPREVEVLSMLAEGLGNKTIARRLQISEHTVKFHIGSIFGKLEATSRTEAVTLGVRRGLIML from the coding sequence TTGGATCGCCTGCGGGCGGAGTGCGGCATGATTCGGGTGGCGGTGGCGGCCGATGCTGCTGTCGTGCGCGCCGGGCTGGCCGCCCTGGTTGCGGCCAGCCCGGATCTGACTGTTGTCGGTCACCCCGTTTCCCTCGCCGAGCTGCCGCAACTCTTGGAGGAACTGCAGCCCGAGGTCGTGCTGGTCGACCTCGAAGATGACGCCGACGATGCAGTGCTCGACTGGCTTCCCGGTCTTGTCCCATCTCCAATCGAAGGAGAGGGCGTCCCGGCTGTCTCTTTGGTCATCCTCACCGAGGAAACCGCAGGAAGCTGGATGGCCGAGGTGCTGCGCTCCGGCGTGCGTGCCCTGCTGCCGCGCACCGCCACCGCCGGTGAGATCACCGCCGCAATCACAGCGGCAGCGGGTGCGCTGGTGGCGATTCATCCCGACTTGCTGGGTGCGATGCTTTGCGCTCTACCCGGCCAGCCGCGCCCACCCACCGAAGCGCCCGAACAGCCCCTCACACCGCGCGAAGTGGAGGTGCTCTCGATGCTCGCCGAGGGCCTCGGCAACAAAACCATCGCCCGCCGCCTGCAAATTTCCGAACACACCGTCAAATTTCACATCGGCTCGATTTTCGGCAAGCTCGAGGCCACAAGCCGCACCGAAGCTGTCACCCTGGGCGTCAGGCGGGGACTGATTATGCTCTAG
- a CDS encoding IctB family putative bicarbonate transporter, with protein MAVVQHWTTGSFVWGFLESLAFADAPLQRWWRASLPGRVQQWLLHWAASGMAARVAEPVAMGVFCLLLLISPFVPTAAVGAVLAVGLALVVLLFCVRARPLSPLALPVSAFWLSGWVALIGSPRLLSSLDGWLKMTLYAAGFALGAHLLQKPLYRTLAVGTYLAATLPVSIYGLLQYVNGAPPLATWVDPESPLADTTRVYSFLGNPNLLAAYLIAAIPLGVVGALVWKNWAAKAMAALAAGAGALCLVLTYSRGGWIALTATVLVLAVLLWPWLAERLKPEWRLWVPVVILGTVAAALVVAVVAVPAVGERALSIFDGRDDSSNNFRITVWGAVFEMIRAYPLTGIGPGNLTFEAIYPFFQRPKFDALSAYSIVLELTVELGIVGLLAFLWLASAMLVQGFTVWVRRAEPVGALWCAAATCAVVGLLVNGLTDTVWFRPSVQVVWWMLCALIGAEYLRAAGQADQD; from the coding sequence ATGGCCGTAGTGCAGCATTGGACCACCGGCAGTTTTGTCTGGGGATTTCTTGAATCTCTGGCATTTGCGGATGCGCCGCTTCAGCGCTGGTGGCGGGCGAGCTTGCCGGGCCGGGTGCAGCAATGGCTGCTGCACTGGGCCGCAAGCGGCATGGCGGCGCGGGTGGCGGAGCCGGTGGCCATGGGAGTGTTCTGCCTGCTGCTGTTGATTTCGCCTTTTGTGCCCACGGCGGCGGTGGGTGCGGTGCTGGCCGTGGGTCTTGCTTTGGTGGTCCTGCTTTTCTGCGTGCGCGCCCGGCCGCTCTCGCCGCTCGCTTTGCCGGTATCGGCCTTTTGGCTGAGCGGCTGGGTGGCGCTGATCGGCTCGCCGCGATTGCTGTCGAGCCTGGATGGCTGGTTGAAGATGACTCTGTACGCGGCGGGCTTTGCTCTGGGAGCGCACCTGCTGCAAAAGCCGCTTTATCGTACCCTGGCGGTGGGCACTTACCTGGCAGCCACCCTGCCGGTATCGATCTATGGGTTATTGCAGTACGTGAACGGTGCCCCGCCCCTGGCCACCTGGGTGGATCCCGAGTCCCCCCTCGCGGACACTACGCGCGTTTACAGTTTTCTGGGCAACCCGAATCTGCTTGCGGCCTATCTGATCGCCGCGATCCCGCTCGGGGTGGTGGGGGCGCTGGTTTGGAAAAACTGGGCAGCCAAGGCGATGGCCGCCCTTGCCGCCGGGGCGGGGGCGCTTTGTCTGGTGCTCACCTACTCGCGCGGCGGCTGGATCGCTCTGACGGCAACCGTTCTGGTGCTGGCGGTTCTGCTGTGGCCGTGGTTGGCCGAGCGGCTGAAGCCCGAGTGGCGGCTCTGGGTGCCGGTGGTGATCCTGGGGACGGTGGCAGCCGCCCTGGTGGTGGCGGTGGTGGCGGTACCGGCGGTGGGCGAGCGGGCTTTGAGCATCTTCGACGGCCGCGACGATTCGAGCAACAACTTTCGGATCACCGTTTGGGGTGCGGTCTTCGAGATGATCCGCGCCTACCCGCTCACCGGTATCGGCCCCGGCAACCTGACTTTCGAAGCGATTTATCCGTTTTTCCAGCGCCCCAAATTCGATGCGCTGAGCGCCTATTCGATCGTGCTCGAACTTACGGTCGAATTGGGGATCGTCGGGCTTCTGGCTTTTCTGTGGCTGGCAAGCGCCATGTTGGTGCAGGGCTTCACTGTCTGGGTGCGGCGTGCGGAACCGGTCGGGGCGCTCTGGTGTGCTGCCGCCACCTGTGCGGTGGTCGGGCTGTTGGTCAACGGTCTGACCGATACCGTCTGGTTCCGCCCGTCGGTGCAGGTGGTCTGGTGGATGCTGTGCGCCCTCATCGGCGCGGAATACCTGCGCGCCGCCGGTCAGGCCGATCAAGATTGA
- a CDS encoding pyruvate formate lyase family protein, with product MPKPIPADPWQGFRPGNWQVRTDVENFIAANCDPYLGDDSDLTGPTERTQALWVQAQMLQQAARATARRSAGPGGTPAGAFGADYLDRREELIYGLIDPLDVEQLPVGSDCRQLALYGSERLRRLGMQLGAVETVEALAGCYGLDIGRPAATAQQAIQWTYLALLATRDPLFGRRRSVTGLDTFFDVYFQRDLARGLLVEEEAQELVDDLMIKLRLPQPTLSELYLPLAAGVDPEGRPLVTRTDFRFVNTCYNLGPAAEPHLLVLWSAALSGAFRRFCGEVTIDTSSLRYARALPLPQTGLAHTFSPDALGATRTEQVENLGLWLDGQPEGDHLGINVFGREALLSTLTRPNKFAHLTVQLAEGAVDLHSLSPLGRRQVLLQLLGSFER from the coding sequence GTGCCCAAACCTATACCCGCCGATCCCTGGCAGGGCTTCCGACCAGGCAACTGGCAGGTGCGCACCGATGTCGAAAATTTTATTGCCGCCAACTGCGACCCCTACCTGGGCGACGACAGCGATTTGACCGGTCCGACCGAGCGCACCCAGGCGCTCTGGGTGCAGGCGCAGATGCTTCAGCAGGCGGCGCGGGCCACCGCCCGGCGCAGTGCCGGTCCAGGCGGAACCCCGGCAGGCGCGTTCGGCGCCGACTACCTCGATCGGCGCGAAGAACTGATCTATGGCCTGATCGATCCGCTCGATGTCGAGCAGCTGCCGGTGGGGAGCGATTGTCGGCAGTTGGCCCTGTACGGGTCGGAGCGATTGCGCCGATTGGGCATGCAGTTGGGGGCCGTCGAGACGGTCGAAGCGCTCGCCGGTTGCTACGGCCTCGATATCGGCAGACCGGCGGCCACCGCCCAGCAGGCTATCCAGTGGACGTATCTGGCGCTGTTGGCCACCCGCGATCCGCTTTTTGGCCGGCGCCGTAGCGTCACTGGTCTCGACACGTTTTTTGATGTTTACTTCCAGCGCGACCTCGCTCGCGGTTTGTTGGTCGAAGAAGAAGCCCAGGAACTGGTAGACGACCTGATGATCAAGTTGCGGTTGCCCCAGCCGACGCTGAGCGAACTGTACCTGCCCCTGGCTGCGGGCGTAGACCCAGAAGGCAGGCCGCTGGTCACCCGCACCGACTTTCGATTCGTCAACACCTGTTACAACCTGGGACCGGCCGCCGAACCGCACCTGCTGGTGCTCTGGTCGGCGGCCTTGAGCGGGGCGTTCCGGCGCTTCTGCGGCGAGGTGACCATCGACACCAGTTCGCTGCGCTACGCCAGAGCACTACCGCTGCCGCAGACGGGTCTGGCCCACACTTTCAGTCCCGACGCTTTGGGCGCCACCCGCACCGAGCAAGTCGAGAACCTGGGCCTTTGGCTCGACGGGCAACCGGAAGGCGATCACCTGGGAATCAACGTCTTTGGCCGTGAAGCATTGCTTTCGACCCTTACCCGTCCCAACAAGTTTGCCCATCTGACCGTGCAACTTGCCGAAGGGGCGGTAGATCTGCACAGCCTCAGCCCGCTCGGACGGCGCCAGGTACTTCTACAATTGCTGGGAAGCTTCGAAAGGTAA
- a CDS encoding anhydro-N-acetylmuramic acid kinase — protein sequence MDPTLAVGLISGTSLDGMDGALVEIAGSAQQPAVTTLATLALPYPAGLRGRLLHLAEGKPVPVAEVSALHRDVALAFADCALQLIEQAGFRCGQIACIGSHGQTVHHQPPADNAAGHTLQLGDGAWIAERTGVTTVGNFRTRDMAAGGQGAPLVPILDYLLLRDARRDRCIQNLGGIANVTYLRAGGGPEEVIAFDTGPANLLIDGTVQIALGEPFDRGGSLALQGTVDRDCLERWLADPYFRRPPPKSTGREYFGYARARRLAEESAHLPVADRVATVSELTVRSIERAYRDFLPRLPDEVFLCGGGARNGYIRARLGRLLAPARVAVSDEAGIDPDFKEAMAFALLAWLRCTGAPGNLPAVTGAGRAVPLGDVHPAG from the coding sequence GTGGATCCAACGCTGGCGGTCGGGCTGATCAGCGGCACTTCGCTAGACGGCATGGACGGGGCACTGGTAGAAATTGCAGGCAGCGCGCAGCAGCCGGCGGTAACAACCCTTGCCACGCTCGCCTTACCTTACCCGGCAGGGCTGCGCGGGCGGCTGTTGCATCTGGCGGAGGGCAAACCCGTTCCAGTGGCCGAGGTGAGTGCGCTGCACCGCGATGTCGCCCTCGCCTTTGCGGACTGCGCCCTGCAACTTATCGAGCAGGCGGGCTTTCGCTGCGGGCAGATCGCCTGCATCGGCTCCCATGGCCAGACCGTTCATCACCAGCCCCCGGCCGACAACGCAGCGGGACACACGTTGCAGTTGGGCGACGGCGCCTGGATCGCCGAGCGCACCGGGGTGACGACCGTGGGCAACTTTCGCACCCGCGACATGGCGGCGGGTGGCCAGGGTGCCCCACTGGTGCCGATCCTCGACTATTTGCTGTTGCGCGACGCCCGGCGCGACCGCTGCATCCAGAATCTGGGCGGTATTGCCAATGTCACCTACTTGCGCGCCGGGGGCGGCCCTGAGGAAGTGATCGCCTTCGACACCGGCCCGGCCAATCTGCTCATCGACGGCACCGTGCAGATTGCCCTGGGCGAACCCTTCGACCGGGGCGGCAGCCTGGCGCTGCAAGGCACGGTCGACCGGGACTGCCTGGAGCGGTGGCTGGCCGATCCGTACTTTCGCCGGCCGCCCCCCAAATCGACCGGCCGCGAGTACTTCGGCTACGCGCGCGCCCGGCGGCTGGCCGAGGAGAGCGCTCATCTGCCGGTGGCCGACCGGGTGGCGACGGTGAGCGAACTGACCGTGCGCTCGATCGAACGGGCCTACCGCGATTTTTTGCCCCGGCTTCCCGATGAGGTGTTCCTGTGCGGGGGCGGGGCACGCAACGGCTATATCCGCGCGCGCCTCGGGCGATTGCTCGCCCCGGCGCGCGTCGCCGTCAGCGACGAAGCCGGCATCGATCCGGACTTCAAAGAGGCGATGGCCTTTGCGCTGCTCGCCTGGTTACGCTGTACCGGGGCGCCGGGGAATTTGCCCGCGGTGACCGGGGCCGGGCGGGCGGTTCCCCTGGGCGACGTGCATCCCGCCGGGTAA
- a CDS encoding ribonuclease D → MGRHQVPYVLVTETAQLSELVDRWQTRKVLAVDTETAHWHQVSTGKNRVSLLQVWDGTSEAVSVIDCFAVDLTAFVEKTMRNWEIVKLIHNAPYDLAYLGGAAQARSVVCTLQMARSIPTSRRGALERNSLKALSAHFLGIELDKRYQASNWALRPLTAEQLDYAALDPWVTFHIWEHMRALVEPENEGFEGLLV, encoded by the coding sequence ATGGGTCGCCACCAGGTTCCCTATGTTCTAGTTACCGAAACGGCCCAGCTGTCGGAACTGGTCGATCGCTGGCAGACCCGCAAAGTCCTCGCCGTCGACACCGAAACGGCCCACTGGCACCAGGTGAGTACCGGCAAGAACCGCGTATCGCTGCTGCAGGTCTGGGACGGGACGAGCGAGGCGGTCTCGGTGATCGATTGCTTCGCGGTGGACCTCACAGCCTTTGTCGAGAAGACCATGCGCAACTGGGAAATTGTCAAGCTCATCCACAACGCTCCCTACGACCTGGCCTACCTGGGAGGAGCCGCCCAAGCGCGCTCGGTGGTCTGCACGCTGCAGATGGCGCGGTCGATCCCCACATCCAGACGCGGTGCCCTCGAGCGCAATTCCCTCAAAGCCCTGAGCGCACACTTTTTGGGCATCGAACTGGACAAGCGCTACCAGGCGAGCAACTGGGCCCTCAGGCCGCTCACGGCCGAACAGCTCGATTACGCCGCCCTCGACCCGTGGGTGACCTTTCACATCTGGGAGCACATGCGGGCGCTGGTGGAGCCTGAGAACGAAGGCTTCGAGGGGTTGCTGGTGTGA